A window of the Lactuca sativa cultivar Salinas chromosome 5, Lsat_Salinas_v11, whole genome shotgun sequence genome harbors these coding sequences:
- the LOC111885863 gene encoding pentatricopeptide repeat-containing protein At5g24830 has protein sequence MTSLLIATEDPHLLFHRLFNNSFQTLGFIKDRISQIFIDVLCYTRSSAYLTDTRTSRSNDLFPFAFQDLLEAIGSKHQQKTQDFSAPDKDSGGGGGDPEVVFNVLDAILKCSLERLKHMRESMSWAHIGHYNYKLKAGYSQHIDTIRNLSLEGRLGVALRLRSKMIHQGIFPDVVTHNYLINGFCKVNAFEKAEWLVTQMSLWGPSPNVATYNTLMKGYCAFGDTDKALDLISAMNYGKVKPNVITYTILVHAHCKKEKLEEARALLLELTDEYSEKTVIASTILMDSSFKKGDTSLAFTLWKEILSKEVDVVAYNVVIHGSSLRYDLILAYKYINQMLKIGFLPDNFTYNTLINTLCKMKRIDEAVYLYKVMSKMGVTPDKITYNILIQGLCRLENVVTAHELLNSMLEKSMIPPLLTWNLVIGGYGRHGDKQNTLHIMNQMMEYGVLPNVFTYNALIHMFIKRREISKAHLVMKEMISSGPLPDTVTYNLLVGAESEFGHLYSAEQIHDDMLERGYEPDVITYTKLIKGFCMRGKIEDAERIFSFHMLKKCNNLVIDHFPFQILIKKYFKIGNLDGAYGVYQKWLRIDQGQ, from the exons ATGACCAGC CTATTGATTGCCACTGAAGATCCGCATCTTCTATTTCATCGGCTGTTCAACAACAGTTTCCAAACCCTAGGCTTTATCAAGGATCGCATTTCTCAGATCTTTATAGACGTTTTATGCTACACACGCTCTAGCGCATATCTGACTGATACGAG GACTTCCAGGAGCAATGATCTATTCCCATTTGCTTTTCAAGATCTTCTTGAAGCAATTGGAAGTAAACATCAACAGAAAACACAAGATTTTTCAGCACCTGATAAAGATTCcgggggtggtggtggtgatccCGAAGTGGTCTTCAATGTGTTGGATGCCATTCTTAAGTGTAGTTTGGAGAGGTTGAAACATATGAG GGAAAGCATGTCATGGGCACATATAGGCCATTACAACTACAAATTAAAAGCAGGATACAGTCAACATATAGACACAATTAGGAATTTAAGTTTAGAGGGTAGATTAGGAGTAGCATTGAGGCTAAGAAGCAAAATGATACATCAAGGTATTTTTCCCGATGTAGTTACACATAACTACCTCATTAATGGATTCTGTAAAGTCAATGCATTTGAGAAAGCAGAATGGCTTGTAACTCAGATGAGTTTGTGGGGCCCATCTCCTAATGTTGCTACCTACAACACTTTAATGAAGGGTTATTGTGCTTTTGGTGATACAGATAAAGCTCTAGATCTTATTTCAGCTATGAACTATGGGAAAGTAAAACCAAATGTAATCACTTACACTATTCTAGTACATGCACATTGCAAGAAAGAGAAGTTAGAAGAAGCTAGGGCACTTCTATTGGAATTAACAGATGAATATAGTGAAAAGACTGTTATAGCCTCAACAATTCTCATGGATAGTTCTTTCAAGAAAGGAGATACATCTCTTGCTTTTACACTTTGGAAAGAGATTTTGAGTAAAGAAGTGGATGTTGTTGCATATAATGTTGTCATCCATGGATCTTCTTTGAGATATGATTTGATTCttgcatataaatacataaaccaaatgctAAAAATCGGTTTTCTTCCAGATAATTTCACCTACAACACTCTTATAAACACACTTTGTAAGATGAAAAGAATTGATGAAGCTGTTTATCTCTACAAAGTCATGTCAAAAATGGGTGTTACTCCAGATAAAATCACATACAATATACTAATCCAAGGGTTATGTAGACTTGAAAACGTGGTAACAGCTCACGAGTTACTTAATTCCATGTTGGAAAAATCAATGATTCCTCCACTGCTGACGTGGAACCTTGTGATTGGTGGATATGGTAGACATGGAGATAAGCAAAACACATTACATATAATGAATCAGATGATGGAATATGGTGTTTTGCCTAATGTGTTTACTTATAATGCTTTGATTCACATGTTTATAAAACGTAGAGAAATATCCAAGGCTCATTTGGTGATGAAGGAGATGATTTCATCTGGTCCTTTGCCTGATACAGTGACTTATAATTTGTTGGTAGGGGCAGAATcggaatttggacatctttattCGGCTGAGCAAATTCATGATGATATGTTGGAAAGAGGGTATGAACCGGATGTTATTACATATACAAAATTGATAAAAGGGTTTTGTATGAGAGGTAAAATCGAAGATGCAGAGAGAATTTTTAGTTTTCATATGCTAAAAAAGTGTAATAATTTAGTGATTGATCATTTCCCTTTTCAAATACTTATTAAAAAGTATTTCAAGATTGGGAATCTTGATGGGGCTTATGGTGTTTAT